The following proteins are co-located in the Ictalurus punctatus breed USDA103 chromosome 14, Coco_2.0, whole genome shotgun sequence genome:
- the LOC108274594 gene encoding uncharacterized protein LOC108274594 codes for MMKTLIFLLTLCLALSGTIRGKKLLLDAIIHDLDNLTLAGNIMFQPKTNRCALKKNWTCNISREFFEELNVALQKVNVEKLPPKMNTTLRTVKEDLQNLIGYFLQGQILTGGTRRCRWYPGKNLGCYNTILRCLNLNCTFNKIGN; via the exons ATGATGAAGACACTCATTTTTCTCCTCACTTTGTGTCTCGCCCTATCAGGAACCATCAGAGGCAAAAAACTACTCTTGGATGCAATTATTCATGACCTGGACAATCTTACATTAGCAGGAAACATCATGTTT caACCAAAAACGAATCGCTGTGCATTAAAGAAAAATTGGACA TGTAATATTTCCAGAGAGTTCTTTGAAGAGCTCAATGTGGCCCTGCAGAAAGTCAACGTAGAAAAATTACCTCCCAAAATGAATACTACTCTGAGAACCGTCAAGGAAGATCTACAGAACCTCATAGGTTATTTCCTACAAGGGCAGATTTTGACG gGGGGAACCAGACGGTGTAGATGGTATCCAGGCAAAAATTTGGGTTGCTACAACACAATCCTACGGTGCCTTAACCttaactgcacctttaataaaatAGGAAATTAA